In a single window of the Candidatus Poribacteria bacterium genome:
- a CDS encoding zinc-binding dehydrogenase: MSRTGRAVVAHGQDFEIREYPIPEPEPNTVLLRQELAGICGTDLHNWQNGFQQEVLLGHENVGIIEALGTGVETDYVGKPVKEGDRVIFAPGTNYGAYGFQWNPDEAPHFRGGFADYMYLNYPNTCFMKTEASPEVAVLTEPFTVGVHAAMRGEIKLGDTVVVQGSGAIGLVTLACAKLSGAAKVIMVGGPAGRLELAKRLGADVTINIEDVTSVEGRTELVQAETPRKEGADVVFECAGFLPATPEGLGYTRRSGTFVEVGHFVDMGSIDFNINQLLMRKNLRVEAIWGSSYEHFVRGLPLLEQSDLPFADMISHQLPLSQVADGFHALNGDYRIKGETAIKIAVRAEE; encoded by the coding sequence ATGAGTCGGACAGGGCGAGCCGTGGTTGCCCACGGACAAGATTTTGAAATCCGTGAATATCCGATCCCCGAACCTGAGCCTAACACGGTGTTGCTCCGTCAGGAGTTAGCAGGTATTTGTGGGACAGATCTGCATAACTGGCAGAACGGTTTCCAACAGGAAGTTCTATTGGGACATGAAAACGTCGGTATTATCGAGGCACTGGGTACAGGTGTTGAAACCGACTATGTGGGTAAACCGGTTAAAGAGGGAGACAGGGTTATCTTCGCACCCGGAACAAACTACGGGGCTTACGGCTTTCAGTGGAATCCGGATGAGGCACCCCATTTCCGTGGCGGGTTTGCGGATTATATGTATCTCAATTATCCGAACACTTGTTTCATGAAGACTGAGGCGTCGCCTGAGGTTGCTGTGCTCACGGAGCCCTTTACTGTCGGTGTTCATGCTGCAATGCGCGGTGAGATAAAACTGGGAGACACTGTCGTTGTGCAGGGTTCCGGTGCTATCGGACTTGTGACGCTTGCCTGCGCAAAATTGAGCGGTGCTGCGAAAGTAATTATGGTCGGCGGACCCGCCGGACGGTTGGAACTCGCGAAACGCCTCGGAGCCGACGTAACAATTAACATCGAGGACGTCACTTCTGTCGAGGGGCGCACAGAACTCGTGCAAGCAGAGACCCCGCGCAAAGAGGGGGCAGATGTTGTTTTTGAATGTGCAGGTTTTCTGCCTGCCACGCCGGAAGGATTAGGGTACACCCGGCGCAGTGGGACCTTTGTTGAGGTGGGGCATTTTGTGGATATGGGGTCAATTGACTTCAATATTAACCAGTTGCTGATGCGTAAAAATCTGCGTGTAGAGGCGATCTGGGGAAGCAGTTACGAGCACTTTGTCCGCGGCTTGCCACTTCTTGAACAGAGCGATTTGCCGTTCGCCGATATGATTAGCCATCAACTGCCACTCTCACAGGTCGCAGATGGTTTTCATGCTCTCAATGGGGACTACCGTATTAAAGGTGAAACGGCGATTAAAATTGCGGTTCGCGCTGAGGAATAA
- a CDS encoding tetratricopeptide repeat protein translates to MLHQKRIKNTQIKKQKVYYLLTLITLVILFVSQSVVYSQQYVIVDTENGDRLTGSWRSATNTHFEIEYNGQILRLPLAGHTLKFTSDLAHVPNRAAAKHFHNGLTLLELGLPENAQGRFEAAIEEFPKYPDAHYQLGLLYKANGDNTNALERFRFVAILDAPNFDLVPFFHELGDIALANEAYDVAVDSYQLVLTYYPEHPEASGLKYLTGFLRIEQLADPSAGLSLLESAIKDHPDLAYHEKALFLIGKLQADMDQLESALHTLDRFVTRYPESEWIYEAHLIRGAGNLKLGRLEEAASIAILVIEISDDENIKERAKQILDQTKWTVYTDANGLPDNHIQAITTDRTRLWIGTPKGIMLFETAFDKWIPFEPAAELVNTALGNVPDVTAIAANSEEVWIGTRSQGAIHYNQLTEEIPNYSPAEGFPAWVKDIKMDEAEVWFATDTGVIRRIRGGIEPFLYYNTHNSPLPADDIETLLLTPQTVWGASSEGEVIMFNREKEEWDSYHSTEIREGMKIVGLDIAEEQLLFTWFNPDEKSNGYFRADLDGGNGKSTTLDTGIENENDLRNIYIRGALDTSPIVKEEPEAEPVEEIPDPTIPEFSPGTEGLEIEPEIEGLEIEPLPPTPQIPLILWIATNKDLYTHHTRSADVWQYTTTPQILAGELIVESLVVVNNRVWLATSNGLATMNAQ, encoded by the coding sequence ATGTTGCATCAAAAACGGATAAAAAATACACAAATTAAAAAACAGAAAGTTTATTATCTACTTACATTGATAACATTGGTCATCCTATTCGTTTCTCAGTCTGTTGTCTATAGCCAACAATACGTCATTGTGGACACTGAAAACGGTGATAGACTCACCGGCAGTTGGCGCAGTGCCACCAACACCCACTTTGAGATTGAGTATAACGGGCAGATTTTACGACTCCCCTTGGCGGGTCACACGCTCAAGTTTACGTCAGATTTGGCGCACGTTCCGAACCGAGCCGCCGCAAAGCATTTTCACAATGGACTTACGTTACTGGAGTTAGGGCTTCCTGAAAACGCACAAGGGCGATTTGAAGCCGCTATTGAAGAATTTCCGAAATATCCGGATGCACACTACCAACTCGGATTACTTTACAAAGCAAATGGGGACAATACGAACGCATTGGAACGATTTCGTTTTGTAGCCATCCTTGATGCCCCAAATTTCGACCTTGTGCCATTCTTTCATGAACTCGGGGATATTGCCCTCGCGAACGAGGCTTACGATGTAGCGGTGGATAGTTACCAACTGGTTCTCACTTATTACCCAGAGCACCCAGAGGCATCAGGGTTGAAATATCTCACTGGATTTCTGCGCATCGAACAACTGGCGGACCCCAGTGCCGGATTATCCCTTCTCGAATCCGCAATCAAAGATCATCCCGACTTGGCATACCACGAAAAAGCACTTTTCCTGATTGGAAAGCTGCAGGCGGATATGGACCAGTTGGAAAGTGCCCTCCACACCTTAGATAGATTTGTTACGCGTTATCCGGAAAGTGAGTGGATCTATGAGGCACACCTCATCCGTGGGGCTGGCAACTTAAAATTGGGTAGGTTGGAAGAAGCTGCCAGTATAGCAATTCTCGTCATCGAGATTAGTGATGATGAAAACATAAAGGAACGCGCCAAACAGATTCTGGATCAGACGAAATGGACGGTTTACACCGATGCGAATGGGCTCCCCGACAACCACATTCAAGCGATAACGACTGATCGTACGCGATTATGGATTGGTACGCCAAAAGGGATAATGTTATTCGAGACTGCGTTTGACAAGTGGATCCCGTTTGAACCCGCCGCTGAACTTGTTAACACCGCTTTGGGGAATGTACCGGATGTCACAGCCATCGCGGCGAACTCGGAAGAAGTATGGATTGGCACGCGTTCCCAAGGAGCAATTCACTATAATCAACTAACAGAGGAAATTCCAAACTATTCCCCAGCGGAAGGATTTCCTGCTTGGGTTAAGGACATTAAGATGGATGAAGCGGAGGTTTGGTTCGCCACAGATACCGGAGTTATACGAAGGATTCGCGGCGGTATTGAACCTTTTCTCTATTACAATACCCACAATAGTCCTTTGCCGGCAGACGACATTGAGACTTTGTTATTAACACCTCAAACGGTTTGGGGTGCCTCATCAGAAGGGGAGGTCATAATGTTTAACCGGGAAAAAGAGGAGTGGGATTCCTACCACTCTACAGAAATCCGAGAAGGCATGAAGATTGTGGGACTGGATATTGCGGAAGAGCAGTTGCTCTTTACATGGTTCAACCCGGATGAAAAATCTAACGGTTATTTTCGAGCAGACCTGGATGGCGGGAATGGAAAATCGACAACGCTTGACACAGGCATAGAAAATGAAAACGATTTAAGGAACATCTACATCAGAGGTGCTCTGGATACTTCACCGATAGTTAAGGAAGAACCTGAGGCGGAACCGGTGGAAGAAATACCGGATCCGACAATACCTGAATTTTCACCAGGGACAGAAGGCTTAGAAATTGAACCAGAAATAGAAGGCTTAGAAATTGAACCACTGCCGCCCACACCACAAATTCCGTTAATTTTGTGGATAGCGACGAATAAAGATCTTTACACACACCACACACGCTCTGCCGATGTGTGGCAATACACAACGACACCTCAAATCCTCGCGGGTGAACTAATAGTAGAGTCTCTCGTTGTGGTGAACAATAGAGTATGGTTGGCGACTTCTAACGGCTTAGCAACCATGAACGCCCAATGA
- the fdhD gene encoding formate dehydrogenase accessory sulfurtransferase FdhD yields the protein MQPTSTKLITRWAATEPTQIEDELVVEEPLEIRVGQQSLIVVMRTPGHDFELAAGFLYTESLITSGDDIEIIAYCDEDPAETQPAGLSSLQNIVNVRLTEELDLDAESGWQRNFHANASCGLCGKMTIDSVRQQVPPLNSGFHVNQEVFYKLNDRLRKAQFVFERTGGLHAAGLFDANGELLIIREDIGRHNAVDKVIGQALLSGLVPLEQHILMVSGRASFEIVQKALFARIPIIVAVSAASTLAVDLAKEGNLTLIGFMRGQSMAVYSCPERIWHEA from the coding sequence ATGCAACCGACATCTACCAAACTTATTACGCGTTGGGCGGCTACCGAGCCTACTCAGATCGAGGATGAGTTGGTTGTTGAAGAACCGCTTGAGATTCGGGTAGGACAGCAGAGTTTAATCGTCGTAATGCGGACCCCTGGACACGATTTTGAACTCGCTGCGGGTTTTCTTTATACGGAAAGCCTCATAACCTCTGGCGATGACATCGAAATCATTGCCTATTGTGATGAAGATCCCGCTGAAACACAGCCTGCGGGTTTATCATCGTTGCAGAATATCGTCAACGTTCGTCTTACGGAGGAACTGGACCTGGATGCCGAATCGGGATGGCAGCGGAATTTTCACGCGAATGCAAGTTGCGGACTCTGTGGCAAAATGACGATTGACTCCGTTAGACAGCAGGTGCCGCCGTTGAATTCAGGATTCCATGTGAATCAAGAGGTGTTCTATAAACTCAACGATCGGTTAAGAAAAGCACAGTTCGTTTTTGAAAGAACGGGTGGGCTCCACGCCGCTGGGTTATTCGATGCAAACGGTGAACTCCTGATTATCAGAGAGGACATTGGCAGACACAACGCTGTCGATAAAGTCATTGGGCAGGCGTTACTATCTGGCTTGGTTCCACTTGAGCAACATATTCTGATGGTAAGCGGACGCGCCAGTTTTGAAATTGTTCAGAAAGCACTCTTTGCGCGTATCCCGATTATCGTTGCTGTCTCCGCTGCATCTACACTCGCTGTGGACCTCGCCAAAGAGGGGAACCTCACATTAATAGGTTTCATGCGCGGACAAAGTATGGCGGTCTATAGTTGCCCGGAGCGAATTTGGCATGAAGCATGA